The following proteins are encoded in a genomic region of Enterocloster clostridioformis:
- the sdaAB gene encoding L-serine ammonia-lyase, iron-sulfur-dependent subunit beta — translation MNVFDILGPVMIGPSSSHTAGAARIGRITLALLGAPAVKADIFLHGSFAKTYKGHGTDKALIAGIMGMATDDSRIRRAPELAREQGLEVNIATGDIDGAHPNTARVTLTDAAGSTVSLLGSSIGGGNILVKEVNGMEVSITGQHTTLIVLHRDAPGTIAAVTEVMADAGVNICNFRLSRQSRGGEAVMTIEIDGSFGPELNEKIKVLPNIFSSTMLQPI, via the coding sequence ATGAATGTATTTGATATCCTGGGGCCGGTGATGATTGGCCCTTCCAGTTCCCACACGGCAGGGGCTGCCAGAATCGGCAGGATAACCCTGGCTCTGCTGGGAGCGCCGGCCGTAAAGGCGGACATTTTCCTCCACGGCTCTTTCGCAAAGACCTATAAGGGCCACGGCACGGACAAGGCCCTCATTGCCGGTATCATGGGAATGGCCACGGACGACAGCCGTATACGCAGGGCGCCGGAGCTGGCAAGAGAGCAGGGGTTGGAAGTAAACATTGCCACAGGCGACATCGACGGGGCCCATCCCAATACGGCCAGAGTCACCCTGACCGACGCTGCGGGCAGCACGGTCTCCCTTTTGGGAAGCAGCATCGGCGGCGGAAATATACTTGTAAAGGAAGTCAACGGCATGGAGGTATCCATCACAGGACAGCACACCACCCTGATTGTGCTCCACCGCGACGCGCCCGGCACCATTGCGGCTGTCACGGAGGTCATGGCCGACGCAGGGGTGAATATCTGCAACTTCCGTCTGTCCAGGCAGAGCCGGGGCGGCGAGGCCGTGATGACCATTGAGATTGACGGCAGTTTCGGACCGGAGCTGAACGAAAAAATCAAAGTGCTTCCCAACATTTTCTCCAGCACCATGCTTCAGCCCATATAG